In Apostichopus japonicus isolate 1M-3 chromosome 3, ASM3797524v1, whole genome shotgun sequence, a single genomic region encodes these proteins:
- the LOC139960092 gene encoding lysosomal protective protein-like: MASTRLFKLLFLVSLTQAVEVFGSLVRDNPDEILSLPGLKVPPKFKQYSGYLNGSADGDKQLHYWFVESQNNPATDPLVLWLNGGPGCSSLDGLLEENGPFQVTSDGSGLTPNPYSWNKVANVLYLESPAGVGFSYATSQNLTTNDDITAAENYMALGSFFQKYPQFKANEFFITGESYAGIYIPTLAVLILNGTEMINLQGLAIGNGYYSKEINMNAAVFFAYFHGIDGHLIWNNLQRECCTPTKCHFFHPSPGCQPYVNEALHFINDIGLNTYSIYMDCAGGIPAESASLKRYMFDMASLTGTKTLNRPRIPHPWKMSSDSSGIPVHSLFSSSNGLNCIDSTAITKYLAREDVRTALHIPTSVQVWTVCSDNVHGNYSITYNDMFPQFEALLGKYPILVYNGDADIVCPLNSAAEFVAGLNLNSTGDRRPWYNDDQVAGFVEERGPLTLMTVKGSGHMVPQWRPAQAFQMISNFLKGKPQ, from the exons ATGGCGTCTACTCGGTTGTTTAAGCTTTTATTCTTAGTTTCATTGACCCAAGCAGTAGAGGTATTCGGAAGCCTTGTAAGAGATAACCCCGACGAGATCCTATCACTACCTGGGCTCAAGGTTCCTCCTAAATTCAAGCAGTATTCTGGGTATCTCAACGGATCTGCAGATGGAGATAAGCAGTTGCATTATTG gtttGTTGAGTCCCAGAACAACCCAGCGACAGATCCTTTGGTATTGTGGCTCAATGGTGGGCCTGGATGCAGTTCTTTGGATGGACTCTTAGAAGAGAATGGACCATTCCAG GTAACAAGTGACGGCAGTGGCTTGACACCAAACCCATACAGTTGGAATAAGGTGGCCAACGTCCTCTACCTGGAGAGTCCGGCAGGGGTCGGCTTCTCATACGCCACCAGTCAAAATCTGACCACCAATGATGACATT ACTGCCGCAGAGAATTACATGGCTCTCGGGAGTTTTTTCCAGAAATACCCGCAGTTTAAAGCAAATGAATTCTTCATCACGGGAGAAAGCTATGCGGGAATTTACATACCCACGCTAGCTGTGTTGATCCTCAATGGTACAGAAATGATTAACCTACAG GGCTTGGCCATCGGTAACGGATACTACAGCAAAGAAATCAACATGAATGCCGCCGTTTTCTTTGCATATTTTCATGGGATCGACGGCCACCT GATATGGAATAATCTACAAAGGGAATGTTGTACACCAACCAAGTGTCATTTCTTTCATCCCAGCCCAGGATGCCAGCCATAT GTTAATGAAGCCTTGCATTTTATCAATGACATAGGACTGAATACTTACTCTATCTACATGGACTGTGCAGGAGGTATCCCTGCGGAGAGCGCCTCACTGAAGCGATACATGTTCGACATGGCTAGTTTGACAGGAACCAAGACCTTAAATCGGCCAAGAATCCCTCACCCGTGGAAG ATGAGCTCAGATTCATCTGGAATCCCAGTGCACTCTTTATTCTCGTCATCAAACGGTTTGAACTGCATTGACAGCACAGCAATTACAAAGTATCTGGCCAGAGAGGATGTACGAACAGCATTGCACATACCGACCAGTGTGCAAGTCTGGACTGTATGCAG CGACAACGTCCATGGCAACTACTCTATCACTTACAATGACATGTTCCCACAGTTCGAAGCGCTGCTCGGTAAATACCCCATTCTGGTCTACAACGGTGATGCAGACATCGTCTGTCCTCTAAACAGCGCCGCGGAATTTGTCGCCGGGTTGAATCTGAACTCAACGGGCGACAGAAGGCCCTGGTACAACGACGATCAAGTGGCGGGCTTTGTGGAGGAACGAGGACCCCTGACCCTGATGACAGTGAAGGGGTCAGGCCACATGGTTCCACAATGGCGACCAGCCCAGGCATTCCAAATGatttcaaatttcttgaaaGGCAAACCCCAGTAA